One genomic window of Chitinophagaceae bacterium includes the following:
- a CDS encoding proline dehydrogenase family protein, producing MPPSTIPSFENTEIAFSYKSDKELKKSYWLFSLMNQNWLVKIGTRATPLAFRLHLPIRGLVKATIFEHFCGGEKLSECSVVTSKLAAFHVETILDYGVESKETDEEFDIAVNEFLRAIAYAKENKHIPFISIKITGIAAFGLLEKLHAREKLSDAEILAWNRVKGRIHKICKAAHDAGIGVMMDAEETWIQNPVDDLAMEMMNFYNKEKAIVYNTLQLYRVDRLQFLKDSLEKARAGKFIYALKLVRGAYMGRERRRAVEMNYPSPIQPDKAASDRDFDAAVQYCLDHVEFVSCCVASHNEISALRAASYASEKGIASSHPHLHFSQLYGMSDNITFNLAHAGYNVTKYVPYGPVKDVVPYLMRRAQENTSVAGATSRELLLLKKEINRRKI from the coding sequence ATGCCTCCATCAACCATTCCTTCATTTGAAAACACAGAGATTGCGTTTTCCTACAAATCAGATAAAGAGTTAAAAAAGTCGTACTGGCTTTTTTCTCTCATGAATCAAAACTGGTTAGTTAAAATCGGAACACGGGCAACACCGTTAGCATTCAGACTTCATTTGCCGATTCGTGGTTTGGTGAAGGCCACCATTTTCGAGCATTTTTGTGGAGGAGAAAAATTGTCGGAATGTTCTGTGGTAACCAGTAAGCTCGCTGCATTTCATGTAGAAACGATTCTCGATTATGGCGTGGAATCGAAAGAAACGGATGAAGAATTTGATATTGCCGTGAATGAGTTTCTACGTGCAATCGCTTATGCGAAGGAGAATAAGCACATTCCGTTTATCAGCATCAAAATCACCGGCATCGCTGCTTTTGGTTTGCTTGAAAAATTGCATGCCCGAGAAAAATTATCCGATGCAGAAATCCTGGCCTGGAACAGGGTGAAAGGCCGCATTCACAAAATCTGCAAAGCGGCACATGATGCCGGCATTGGCGTAATGATGGATGCTGAAGAAACCTGGATACAGAATCCGGTGGATGATCTTGCGATGGAGATGATGAATTTTTATAACAAAGAAAAAGCGATTGTCTACAATACTTTGCAGTTATACCGTGTTGACCGGCTGCAGTTTTTGAAAGATTCTTTAGAAAAAGCCCGGGCTGGAAAATTCATTTATGCGCTTAAGTTGGTGCGTGGCGCCTACATGGGAAGAGAACGCAGGAGGGCAGTGGAGATGAATTACCCGTCACCGATTCAACCCGACAAAGCTGCCAGTGATCGTGATTTTGACGCCGCCGTTCAATACTGCCTCGATCATGTTGAATTCGTCAGTTGCTGCGTGGCTTCTCACAATGAAATCAGCGCATTGCGTGCGGCAAGCTATGCTTCAGAAAAGGGCATTGCTTCTTCGCATCCGCATTTACATTTCTCACAGCTTTATGGCATGAGCGACAACATCACTTTCAACCTTGCACACGCCGGTTACAATGTTACCAAGTATGTGCCTTACGGTCCGGTGAAAGATGTAGTGCCATATCTCATGCGCAGGGCACAGGAAAATACTTCCGTGGCCGGCGCAACGAGCAGGGAATTATTGTTGTTAAAGAAAGAAATCAACAGAAGAAAGATTTGA
- a CDS encoding thymidylate synthase translates to MKQYHDLLQHILDNGVRKEDRTGTGTISVFGYQMRFNLSEGFPLLTTKKLHTKSIIHELLWFLQGSTNIAYLKENGVSIWNEWADEDGELGPVYGKQWRSWVTPDGQTVDQISNVIQQIKKNPNSRRLMVSAWNVADVDKMALPPCHTMFQFYVAPPDVSMGETKGKLSCQLYQRSADVFLGVPFNIASYALLTMMIAQVCDLEAGDFVHTLGDTHLYLNHLEQTQLQLTRDIRPLPQMKINPFVKNIFDFKFEDFELLNYNPHPSIKAPIAV, encoded by the coding sequence ATGAAACAATACCACGACCTCTTACAACATATCTTAGACAATGGTGTCCGCAAAGAAGACCGCACAGGCACCGGCACCATCAGCGTGTTTGGTTATCAGATGCGGTTTAACCTGTCAGAAGGATTTCCGTTACTGACCACGAAAAAGCTGCACACAAAATCCATCATTCATGAGTTGCTTTGGTTTTTACAGGGCTCCACCAACATTGCTTACCTGAAAGAAAACGGTGTAAGCATCTGGAATGAATGGGCTGATGAAGACGGTGAATTAGGACCTGTGTATGGAAAGCAATGGCGTTCATGGGTAACACCTGACGGACAAACGGTGGATCAGATCAGTAATGTGATTCAGCAGATCAAAAAAAATCCGAACTCACGACGATTGATGGTGAGTGCATGGAACGTGGCAGACGTAGATAAAATGGCATTGCCTCCTTGTCATACGATGTTTCAGTTTTATGTAGCACCGCCTGATGTATCTATGGGAGAAACAAAAGGTAAATTGTCGTGTCAGTTGTACCAGCGCAGCGCGGATGTGTTTCTGGGAGTGCCGTTCAACATTGCTTCTTATGCATTGCTCACGATGATGATTGCTCAGGTTTGTGATCTCGAAGCCGGTGACTTCGTGCACACACTTGGTGATACACATCTTTACCTCAATCACCTCGAACAAACACAATTGCAACTCACCCGCGATATCCGTCCTTTGCCGCAGATGAAAATCAATCCTTTCGTAAAAAATATTTTCGATTTTAAATTCGAAGATTTTGAATTGCTGAATTACAATCCGCATCCATCCATCAAAGCACCTATCGCTGTATGA
- the rmuC gene encoding DNA recombination protein RmuC: MEILPLILTASIAFIIGYLFSRLMMINKISKLTLHTNVAAQRIAELYAANQKLETMVADKEQSVRNYIAELSKSQADASHLNEKLNDQKVEVETLQLKFSTAFRNLANEIMEEKSVKFTEQNKANIHDLLFPLGEKIKDFEKKVEDAYDKELREKVSLKTELKGLFDLNKQLSEEANNLVKALKGDTKQQGNWGELILEKILEHSGLTKNRDYTLQHASQNTDGRSIQPDAVIFLPDNKHLIIDSKVSLIAYEQAMNASNVEERTVFLKQHLQSVKNHIRLLSEKKYHTASGLHAPDFVFLFLWSEAAFSAALQTDAELFHYAWERNIAIVSPTTIWANLKTIASIRKMEQQNRNAEEIARQGADLYDKLVGFVDDLLLIGKKIDEAKKSHDDAMNKLHSGTGNLIRRAEKMKVLGLKPAKNLPVPLVEASVDGSN, encoded by the coding sequence ATGGAAATCCTTCCTCTCATTTTAACAGCATCGATAGCTTTCATTATTGGCTATTTGTTTTCCAGATTGATGATGATCAACAAAATTTCTAAACTAACGCTGCATACAAATGTAGCAGCGCAAAGAATTGCGGAATTATATGCAGCCAATCAAAAACTGGAAACTATGGTTGCTGACAAAGAGCAATCTGTCCGTAACTATATTGCAGAGTTATCAAAATCACAAGCAGATGCCTCACACCTGAATGAAAAACTAAATGACCAAAAGGTTGAAGTAGAAACATTGCAGCTAAAATTTTCAACGGCATTCCGCAACCTCGCCAATGAAATAATGGAAGAGAAATCTGTAAAATTTACTGAGCAGAATAAAGCCAACATTCACGATTTGCTTTTCCCGCTAGGTGAAAAAATAAAAGATTTTGAAAAGAAAGTGGAAGATGCTTATGACAAAGAATTGCGGGAGAAAGTAAGCCTGAAAACAGAATTAAAAGGACTGTTTGATCTCAACAAACAATTATCGGAAGAAGCGAATAACCTGGTAAAAGCATTGAAAGGAGATACCAAACAACAAGGCAATTGGGGCGAACTGATTCTTGAAAAAATCCTCGAACATTCAGGTCTGACCAAAAACAGAGACTATACTTTACAGCATGCTTCGCAAAATACGGATGGCAGATCTATTCAGCCTGATGCAGTTATTTTTCTTCCGGATAACAAACATCTCATCATCGATTCAAAAGTTTCTTTGATTGCGTATGAACAGGCTATGAATGCCTCGAATGTAGAAGAGCGAACAGTTTTCCTTAAGCAGCACCTTCAATCTGTTAAAAATCATATCCGGCTGTTGAGTGAAAAAAAATACCATACAGCCTCTGGTCTGCATGCTCCTGATTTTGTATTTCTCTTTTTGTGGAGCGAAGCCGCTTTCAGCGCTGCATTACAGACGGATGCGGAATTATTTCACTATGCCTGGGAGCGCAACATTGCCATTGTGAGTCCGACTACTATTTGGGCCAACTTAAAAACCATTGCCAGCATCCGGAAGATGGAGCAGCAAAACAGGAATGCCGAAGAAATAGCACGGCAGGGCGCAGACCTTTATGATAAACTGGTGGGATTTGTTGATGATCTTTTGCTAATTGGTAAAAAAATTGACGAAGCAAAGAAATCACACGATGATGCGATGAATAAGCTGCATTCAGGCACGGGGAATCTTATCCGCAGAGCGGAAAAAATGAAAGTACTCGGACTTAAACCTGCTAAGAATTTACCGGTACCATTAGTGGAAGCATCTGTTGATGGTTCAAACTAA
- a CDS encoding DUF1761 domain-containing protein, translating to MKNAVLHLNWPMVLAATVAYFAIGAVWYTVLFGKYWARAHNADMNDRSGMARTMVMGFLLTFLIVTCTGLLLNSIRCKELTDCFMRSYVMIAGFVVGLVGTALNYGKKPLGVWFVDIGYHLIGIFVAALILAKWGMISGSV from the coding sequence ATGAAAAACGCAGTACTTCATTTGAATTGGCCCATGGTGCTGGCCGCTACAGTTGCTTACTTTGCAATTGGTGCAGTCTGGTATACCGTTCTATTTGGAAAATACTGGGCACGCGCTCATAATGCTGATATGAACGATCGCAGTGGAATGGCCCGTACAATGGTTATGGGTTTCCTGCTCACTTTTTTGATTGTTACCTGCACAGGATTGCTTCTGAATTCCATCCGCTGTAAAGAATTAACGGATTGCTTTATGCGAAGCTATGTAATGATTGCAGGCTTCGTAGTTGGACTTGTAGGCACCGCTTTGAATTATGGCAAGAAGCCGTTGGGAGTATGGTTTGTAGATATTGGCTATCACCTGATCGGTATTTTTGTCGCGGCACTGATTCTGGCGAAGTGGGGAATGATTTCAGGCAGTGTATAA